One segment of Marvinbryantia formatexigens DSM 14469 DNA contains the following:
- a CDS encoding CpsD/CapB family tyrosine-protein kinase translates to MQIAFEKLRTMDSVSREAYKALRTNITFCGEDIKAIAITSSMPNEGKSTVAFSLAQAFAEDNKQVLLIDADNRKSTLEYRYGVDRTVKGLSHFLAGTAELRDVLCQTNIPYFHIILSGAAAPNPSELLGNGKFSALLDGAREVYDYIFVDSPPIGSVIDAAVVAKQCDGVVYVVESGVTSYHLAKRGKEQIEKSGCRILGAVLNKVERKSKGYGYGRYYGDYYKK, encoded by the coding sequence ATGCAGATTGCATTTGAAAAATTAAGAACAATGGATTCTGTATCGCGTGAGGCATATAAGGCGCTGCGGACAAATATTACTTTTTGCGGGGAAGATATAAAAGCAATCGCGATCACAAGCTCCATGCCGAACGAGGGAAAATCTACGGTGGCGTTTTCTCTTGCACAGGCATTTGCGGAAGATAACAAGCAGGTCCTTCTGATTGATGCGGATAATCGAAAGTCGACTCTGGAGTACCGATATGGTGTAGACCGCACGGTGAAGGGGCTCAGTCATTTCCTGGCGGGAACGGCAGAGCTGCGGGATGTACTTTGTCAGACGAATATACCATATTTCCATATTATTCTTTCCGGTGCGGCTGCGCCGAATCCGAGTGAGCTTCTCGGAAATGGAAAGTTTTCCGCACTTCTGGATGGCGCGCGGGAGGTATATGATTATATTTTTGTGGATTCTCCGCCGATTGGAAGTGTAATTGACGCCGCTGTTGTTGCAAAGCAATGTGATGGTGTTGTCTATGTAGTGGAAAGCGGTGTCACCAGCTATCATCTCGCAAAGCGCGGGAAGGAGCAGATTGAAAAAAGCGGGTGCCGTATCCTGGGGGCAGTGTTAAACAAGGTGGAGCGAAAGAGCAAAGGCTACGGATATGGAAGGTACTACGGAGACTATTATAAAAAATAA
- a CDS encoding YveK family protein, producing the protein MELINNNPGLKNDEIRINLIELFYALLHKMKVIIFAVILGAAAAFTVTKILITPMYSSSSMIYIVGDSLDVSFLVNMEVGTALTADYQMIATSRPVVDQVIENLELDMTYENLEKAIEVTNTTDTHILKITVSDSDAERAKRIVDELTVILIDTAAEVMDSAKPNIIQNGYVSQYPDSPSIMKNTFLGALAGFIISCVSVISAFIMNDTINTEEDIEKYLGLNMLGVIPKSEKDDHIPDSGGKKTRKKKHQGASVCRLHLKN; encoded by the coding sequence ATGGAACTAATAAATAATAATCCGGGATTAAAAAATGATGAAATCAGAATAAATCTGATTGAGCTCTTTTATGCGCTGCTGCATAAAATGAAGGTCATTATTTTTGCGGTCATTTTAGGCGCGGCAGCAGCTTTTACCGTGACGAAAATACTGATTACACCGATGTACAGCTCATCAAGCATGATTTATATCGTCGGAGATTCTCTGGACGTCTCTTTTCTTGTAAATATGGAGGTAGGAACGGCACTTACAGCAGACTATCAGATGATTGCGACAAGCCGTCCGGTTGTGGATCAGGTAATTGAAAATCTGGAACTGGATATGACGTACGAAAATCTGGAAAAGGCGATCGAGGTGACGAATACAACGGACACACATATTCTGAAGATAACCGTTTCCGATTCAGACGCGGAGCGTGCGAAGCGGATCGTCGACGAGCTTACAGTCATCCTGATTGATACAGCGGCAGAAGTCATGGATTCGGCGAAACCCAATATTATCCAGAATGGATATGTCAGCCAGTATCCGGACAGCCCAAGTATTATGAAAAATACGTTTTTGGGAGCTCTGGCGGGATTTATTATTTCCTGTGTGTCTGTCATTTCCGCATTTATAATGAATGACACGATTAATACGGAGGAAGATATAGAAAAATATCTCGGACTGAATATGCTGGGCGTTATTCCGAAGAGTGAGAAAGATGACCATATACCGGATTCCGGAGGAAAAAAGACGAGGAAGAAAAAGCATCAGGGGGCGTCAGTATGCAGATTGCATTTGAAAAATTAA
- a CDS encoding CpsB/CapC family capsule biosynthesis tyrosine phosphatase: MCRFVDIHSHILPGVDDGSPNMEVSMKMLSMAYDEGIRHLFLTPHYVRGENQYRPEDLDQLFAKLQAKAGESFRELHLYLGNEVYYTPGVAEDIRKGKIHTMCGTRYLLVEFDTSASYREIYRAVRELRQMRLFPVIAHVERYQSLKGKPELFLELKELDACFQLNAGGVLGNSLHPHTRWCRKLVENGMITFLGTDAHDMQYRTPAIRKAATWMTGHISGEYQSSLFRENAGALIRNQYI, translated from the coding sequence TTGTGCAGATTTGTGGATATTCACAGCCATATTCTGCCGGGAGTTGACGATGGTTCGCCGAATATGGAGGTTTCCATGAAGATGCTTTCTATGGCATATGACGAGGGGATCCGGCATCTTTTTCTTACGCCTCATTATGTCCGGGGAGAAAACCAGTACCGGCCGGAAGACCTGGACCAGCTTTTTGCAAAGCTGCAGGCAAAGGCAGGAGAATCATTCAGGGAGCTGCATCTTTATCTGGGGAATGAAGTGTATTATACGCCGGGAGTAGCGGAGGATATACGCAAAGGGAAAATACATACGATGTGCGGCACAAGGTATCTTCTTGTGGAATTTGATACTTCTGCCAGCTACAGGGAAATTTACCGGGCGGTGAGAGAACTGAGGCAGATGCGGCTTTTTCCGGTCATTGCGCATGTAGAGAGGTACCAGAGTCTTAAAGGAAAGCCGGAGCTTTTTCTGGAACTGAAGGAGCTGGATGCCTGCTTTCAATTAAACGCTGGCGGTGTGCTCGGAAATTCACTCCATCCACATACGCGATGGTGCAGGAAACTGGTTGAAAACGGGATGATTACATTTCTCGGTACGGATGCACATGATATGCAGTACAGGACTCCGGCAATCCGGAAGGCTGCGACATGGATGACCGGACACATTTCTGGAGAATACCAGAGCAGTCTGTTCCGGGAGAATGCGGGGGCGCTTATAAGAAATCAATATATCTGA
- a CDS encoding helix-turn-helix domain-containing protein: MKLYPYKNGKYNASGCKIRELRKKSNLSQEQLAAKLQLAGLNINQKAISRIETGDRVIPDFELLYISKVLSCSISTLLEADENENKEISGV, encoded by the coding sequence ATGAAATTATATCCATACAAAAACGGAAAATATAATGCTTCCGGATGTAAGATCCGGGAGCTTCGTAAAAAATCGAATCTGTCTCAGGAACAGCTTGCCGCAAAACTGCAACTTGCCGGACTAAATATCAATCAGAAAGCTATCAGCAGGATTGAAACAGGCGACCGGGTTATTCCGGACTTTGAACTATTATATATTTCTAAAGTTTTAAGCTGTTCTATATCTACACTGCTTGAAGCCGATGAAAATGAAAATAAAGAAATATCCGGCGTCTGA
- a CDS encoding MmcQ/YjbR family DNA-binding protein — MKERKEVLDFGLTFPEVYVDAPFHDENWVLLRYRRNKKAFAWTYERNGHIWVNVKVDPQWRDFWREAYPSVLPGYHQNKEHWNSIILDGTVPDEEIRRMIAESYDLITGKRPQAEGRT, encoded by the coding sequence ATGAAAGAGCGGAAAGAAGTGCTGGATTTTGGTCTGACGTTTCCGGAGGTATATGTGGACGCGCCGTTTCATGATGAAAACTGGGTGCTTCTGCGCTACCGCAGAAACAAAAAAGCATTTGCGTGGACATATGAAAGAAACGGTCACATATGGGTGAATGTAAAGGTGGACCCGCAGTGGCGCGATTTCTGGAGAGAAGCTTATCCATCTGTGCTGCCGGGATATCATCAGAACAAGGAGCACTGGAACTCCATTATTCTGGACGGGACTGTTCCGGATGAAGAAATCCGCAGGATGATTGCGGAGAGCTACGATTTGATTACCGGGAAGCGCCCGCAAGCGGAGGGCAGAACGTGA
- a CDS encoding RNA-binding domain-containing protein gives MFFRESETVELKEAVVDDIKKEIIAFANCDGGKLYIGIRDDGTVAGLDDPDGVSLQISNMVRDAIKPDVTMFLHYKTIEEDGKEIVAVEVQRGTDRPYYIAKKGMRPEGVYVRQGYSSVPATDTAIRRMIKETDGDRFEAMRCLNQELTFEAAKKEFALRKVEFGLQQMRTLKLIDHDNLYTNLGLLLSEQCVHTIKVAVFQGTDQTIFKDRREFAGSLMQQMNEVYDYIDFRNQTRATIEKLYRIDVRDYPEIAVREALLNLLVHRDYSFSASSLISIYADRIEFVSIGGLMPGIDLEDIMVGISVCRNQDLANVFYRLHLIEAYGTGMGKIMRAYKDVEEKPSIETTKNAFKIILPNINAKYETGKVSAPKAESIKGSVAGTEKSLGNEERVLEYARSHGAITRNDVIKLLEVSTSTASRVLRKMVKSNLLKQNGKARNTNYTVIK, from the coding sequence ATGTTTTTTCGGGAGAGTGAAACCGTAGAGCTGAAGGAAGCTGTCGTAGATGATATAAAAAAGGAAATCATTGCTTTTGCGAACTGTGATGGCGGCAAACTGTATATTGGCATCCGGGATGATGGCACAGTAGCCGGACTTGATGATCCTGACGGTGTTTCTTTGCAGATCAGCAATATGGTAAGGGATGCAATTAAGCCCGATGTGACGATGTTTCTGCATTATAAAACAATAGAGGAAGATGGCAAAGAAATTGTCGCGGTGGAAGTTCAGCGTGGAACGGACCGCCCCTATTATATTGCTAAAAAGGGGATGCGTCCGGAGGGCGTATATGTCAGACAGGGATATTCTTCTGTTCCTGCCACCGACACGGCGATCCGCCGTATGATTAAGGAAACGGATGGAGACCGTTTTGAGGCTATGCGCTGCTTAAATCAGGAACTCACCTTTGAAGCTGCAAAAAAGGAATTTGCTCTTCGGAAAGTGGAGTTTGGCTTACAGCAAATGCGTACTTTGAAGCTGATTGACCACGATAATCTTTATACCAACTTAGGTCTGCTTCTGTCCGAACAATGCGTCCATACGATTAAAGTCGCTGTTTTTCAGGGAACAGATCAGACAATTTTTAAGGATCGCCGGGAATTTGCCGGGTCGCTGATGCAGCAAATGAATGAGGTTTATGATTATATTGACTTTCGTAATCAAACCCGTGCAACCATAGAAAAGCTGTATAGAATTGATGTTAGGGATTACCCGGAAATCGCCGTCAGGGAAGCATTGCTGAATCTGCTGGTTCACCGGGATTATTCCTTTAGCGCAAGTTCGCTTATCAGTATTTATGCTGACCGGATTGAATTTGTATCTATTGGCGGACTGATGCCGGGAATTGACCTGGAGGATATTATGGTAGGCATTTCGGTATGCAGAAATCAGGACCTTGCGAACGTATTCTACCGGTTACATCTGATTGAGGCTTACGGTACTGGAATGGGAAAGATTATGAGGGCATATAAAGATGTGGAAGAAAAGCCTTCGATTGAAACAACCAAAAATGCCTTTAAAATCATACTGCCTAACATTAATGCGAAATATGAAACGGGAAAGGTATCTGCACCGAAAGCAGAATCAATCAAAGGCTCTGTTGCCGGGACCGAAAAAAGCCTGGGCAATGAAGAAAGGGTCTTGGAATATGCCCGCTCTCATGGCGCTATTACAAGAAATGATGTAATCAAATTGCTTGAAGTAAGCACGTCTACCGCTTCCAGAGTTCTTAGGAAAATGGTAAAAAGCAACCTGCTAAAGCAGAATGGAAAAGCAAGAAACACCAATTACACTGTTATTAAATAA
- a CDS encoding SIR2 family NAD-dependent protein deacylase — MTSTKNCSDDIRRIKELLQNADAVIIGAGAGLSTSAGFTYTGRRFEENFPDFIKKYGIRDMYSGGFYPFESPEEYWAYWSRYVFINRYLDRDNGTYERLYGLVKDKDYFVLTTNVDHQFQKAGFDKQRLFYTQGDYGLFQCSVPCHNATYDNEKVIRGMVEQQADEKVPTELIPRCPVCGKPMTMNLRADSTFVQDDGWYRAGERYSDFLRRHSGLKMLLLELGVGMNTPGIIKYPFWQMTAENKEAVYVCINKGQAYAPKEIADRSICINGDIGEILQQL, encoded by the coding sequence ATGACATCTACAAAAAATTGCTCGGATGATATCCGCCGCATAAAGGAGCTTTTGCAAAATGCGGATGCGGTAATTATCGGAGCCGGCGCCGGATTGTCCACATCGGCAGGGTTTACTTACACAGGCAGACGCTTTGAGGAAAATTTTCCGGATTTCATAAAAAAATATGGCATCCGTGATATGTACTCCGGAGGCTTCTATCCCTTTGAAAGCCCCGAAGAATACTGGGCGTACTGGTCAAGATATGTCTTTATCAACCGCTATCTCGACAGGGATAACGGGACATATGAAAGATTGTACGGGCTTGTGAAGGATAAGGATTATTTTGTGCTTACGACGAACGTTGACCACCAGTTCCAGAAGGCAGGCTTTGACAAGCAGCGGCTGTTTTACACGCAGGGTGATTACGGCCTGTTTCAGTGCAGTGTGCCCTGTCATAATGCAACTTATGATAATGAAAAGGTTATCCGCGGCATGGTAGAGCAGCAGGCGGATGAGAAGGTGCCAACGGAGCTGATTCCCCGCTGTCCCGTCTGTGGAAAGCCAATGACGATGAATCTGAGGGCGGACAGTACCTTTGTCCAGGATGACGGCTGGTATCGTGCAGGTGAACGCTATTCCGACTTTCTGCGCAGGCACAGCGGTCTTAAAATGCTGCTTCTGGAGCTTGGCGTTGGCATGAATACACCGGGGATAATTAAGTATCCGTTCTGGCAGATGACGGCGGAGAATAAGGAGGCGGTTTATGTCTGCATCAATAAAGGGCAGGCTTACGCGCCAAAAGAAATCGCAGACCGCTCCATCTGCATCAACGGGGATATCGGAGAAATATTGCAGCAATTATAA
- a CDS encoding protein-ADP-ribose hydrolase, with product MTHEEKREYLIKELLAELPQQGEVRIPADESGQKRLLRSLMNIRPPRPAGDRFLAVQDEYLSEEVMEKGVTDSATLPVSPLDARLVLWRGDITTLKSDAIVNAANSALRGCFIPCHSCVDNIIHSVSGIQLRLACDEITNRQGYEEPAGRAKITPAYNLPCRYVLHTVGPVVTGMLTETHKKQLAGCYRSCLQLAADKGLKSIAFCCISTGEFHFPQKKAAEIAVRTVTDFLQTDTQIEKVIFNVFKQEDYDIYKKLLG from the coding sequence GTGACACACGAAGAAAAGCGGGAATATCTGATAAAAGAACTGCTTGCGGAGCTGCCGCAGCAGGGAGAGGTGCGGATACCGGCGGATGAGAGCGGGCAAAAAAGGCTTCTCAGAAGTCTGATGAATATCCGCCCTCCCCGTCCGGCAGGCGACCGTTTTCTTGCGGTCCAGGACGAATATTTAAGCGAAGAAGTGATGGAAAAAGGAGTGACTGACAGCGCTACGCTGCCGGTATCTCCTCTGGATGCCCGCCTGGTATTGTGGCGCGGCGATATCACCACATTAAAGTCTGACGCCATTGTAAATGCCGCCAACAGTGCTTTGCGGGGCTGCTTCATACCCTGTCACTCCTGCGTGGATAATATTATTCACAGTGTCAGCGGCATACAGCTTCGTCTGGCGTGCGATGAGATTACGAACAGGCAGGGGTACGAAGAACCGGCAGGCAGGGCCAAAATTACGCCCGCCTATAATCTCCCGTGCCGCTACGTGCTTCATACCGTGGGACCGGTGGTGACGGGAATGCTCACGGAAACACACAAAAAGCAGCTTGCAGGCTGCTACCGGTCGTGCCTGCAGCTTGCCGCTGATAAAGGACTGAAAAGTATTGCATTCTGCTGTATTTCCACGGGAGAGTTTCATTTTCCGCAGAAAAAAGCGGCGGAAATTGCCGTGCGGACAGTTACAGATTTTCTGCAGACAGACACACAGATAGAAAAGGTGATATTCAATGTTTTCAAGCAGGAAGATTATGACATCTACAAAAAATTGCTCGGATGA
- a CDS encoding pyridoxamine 5'-phosphate oxidase family protein translates to MKKVIEFLKENPVQYLATVGRDGKAKCRPFMFSGEMDGKLWFCTNNTKEVFWDMQENPWIEISVSSPSYAWIRLHGRAVFENNMAAKEMCMENPIVRGQYQTADNPVFEVFYLEEPHGVIADFSGNPPYEF, encoded by the coding sequence ATGAAAAAAGTGATTGAATTTTTAAAGGAGAATCCTGTCCAGTATCTGGCAACCGTAGGACGTGATGGAAAGGCAAAGTGTCGTCCGTTCATGTTTTCCGGGGAAATGGACGGAAAGCTGTGGTTCTGTACCAACAACACAAAGGAGGTTTTCTGGGATATGCAGGAAAATCCCTGGATTGAAATTTCTGTTTCCAGCCCGTCCTATGCATGGATTCGTCTGCACGGCAGAGCGGTGTTTGAAAACAACATGGCGGCAAAGGAAATGTGCATGGAAAATCCGATTGTCAGAGGGCAGTACCAGACCGCAGACAATCCGGTCTTTGAGGTGTTCTATCTGGAGGAGCCTCATGGCGTAATCGCGGATTTCTCCGGCAATCCGCCTTATGAATTTTAA
- a CDS encoding nitrite/sulfite reductase — protein MEKLMQEFREDMAEFRDITEKFYAKEVSMKEYKGFSGGFGSYAQKGGEASMLRLRMPGGRLTKEKLKFVADAIAEYGVEKAHFTTCQTIQFHNLGAEAVCGIMEKALDVGIVTRGGGGDFPRNVMVSPLSGVEQGEYFDVLPYAEAASDYLMGFIKTVKMPRKLKVGFSNSPANETHATFRDLGFVAKADGTFDVYSAGGLGNNPRMGVKVAEQVPPTEILYYIKAMVNTFVAHGNYENRGKARTRYMQESLGVDGYKAAYLEKLAEVKKSEKLDIDVTAEAVAKSGNGTTVSDKRVTAQKQDGLYAVAYHPIGGIPAVTKFAQLYETIKDMEAVEVRIAPDETIYIINLNGDEAKAVLAVTDDGAQNLFETSVSCIGATICQIGLRDSQGALRQIIDEVRKHDFADGVLPRIHISGCTSSCGTHQIGTLGFHGGAKRVDGVLEPAFTFHVNGSDTEGEERFGEQWGMMLQKDMPAFFVELGQTIQAEGTTFDAWFAKKPEALKEIAGKYLY, from the coding sequence ATGGAAAAATTGATGCAGGAGTTCAGAGAAGATATGGCAGAATTCCGGGATATAACAGAAAAATTCTATGCAAAAGAAGTGAGCATGAAGGAATATAAAGGCTTTTCCGGCGGTTTCGGCAGCTATGCGCAGAAGGGCGGAGAAGCGAGCATGCTCAGATTGCGGATGCCGGGCGGAAGACTGACAAAAGAGAAGCTGAAATTCGTGGCAGATGCGATTGCAGAGTATGGTGTAGAGAAAGCCCACTTTACGACCTGCCAGACAATCCAGTTTCATAATCTGGGCGCAGAGGCGGTCTGTGGAATCATGGAAAAGGCGCTGGATGTCGGAATCGTCACCAGAGGAGGCGGCGGAGATTTCCCGCGAAACGTGATGGTATCCCCGCTTTCCGGGGTAGAGCAGGGCGAGTATTTTGACGTGCTGCCCTATGCGGAGGCGGCGTCCGATTATCTGATGGGCTTCATCAAGACCGTGAAGATGCCGAGAAAGCTGAAGGTGGGCTTTTCCAACTCTCCGGCGAACGAAACGCACGCCACCTTCCGCGACCTTGGATTTGTGGCGAAAGCGGACGGTACTTTTGATGTATACAGTGCGGGCGGTCTTGGTAACAATCCGCGCATGGGCGTGAAGGTGGCGGAGCAGGTGCCGCCGACCGAAATTCTGTATTATATCAAAGCGATGGTGAACACCTTCGTGGCGCACGGCAATTACGAGAACCGCGGCAAAGCCAGGACCCGCTACATGCAGGAGAGCCTGGGCGTGGACGGTTACAAGGCGGCTTACCTGGAAAAGCTGGCGGAAGTGAAGAAGAGTGAAAAGCTTGATATTGACGTGACGGCGGAAGCGGTCGCAAAGAGCGGAAACGGCACGACAGTTTCGGATAAGCGTGTGACAGCCCAGAAGCAGGACGGGCTTTATGCGGTTGCTTACCATCCCATCGGCGGCATTCCGGCAGTGACAAAATTCGCACAGCTTTATGAGACAATTAAGGATATGGAAGCAGTCGAGGTGCGTATTGCGCCGGATGAGACGATTTACATCATCAATCTGAACGGTGACGAGGCGAAGGCGGTTCTGGCAGTGACGGACGACGGCGCACAGAATCTTTTTGAGACATCCGTATCCTGTATCGGCGCAACCATCTGCCAGATCGGGCTGCGTGATTCCCAGGGAGCGCTGAGGCAGATTATTGACGAAGTGAGAAAGCACGACTTTGCGGACGGCGTACTGCCCAGGATCCACATTTCGGGCTGTACCTCCTCCTGTGGTACGCATCAGATTGGAACGCTTGGCTTCCACGGCGGCGCAAAGCGCGTGGACGGCGTACTGGAACCGGCGTTCACTTTCCATGTAAATGGAAGCGACACGGAAGGTGAGGAGCGCTTTGGTGAGCAGTGGGGCATGATGCTCCAGAAGGACATGCCGGCATTCTTCGTGGAGCTTGGACAGACTATCCAGGCGGAAGGAACGACGTTTGATGCGTGGTTTGCGAAAAAGCCGGAGGCGCTGAAAGAAATTGCCGGGAAGTATTTATATTGA
- a CDS encoding MATE family efflux transporter, whose translation MEKTQNQLTEGNILKTLLVFAIPFLIANILQSLYGAVDLFVIGKYCDAASVAAVSTGTQVTQIVTSLVTGLTLGSTVIIGQYMGQKNYRRAAQTIGTTLTVFALVAILLTILMLAFERPLLELLSTPAESFELTMQYVAICAAGNLFVCGYNAISAILRGYGDSTRPMIFVAVACALNIFLDFVFVKYMGLGVSGTALATVISQAVSMVCAIIYLKKSSFIFDFKLKSFRPVPALVRELAVVGIPISFQELMIRISFLYLMTVMNGCGVYAAAVVGISSKYDVFAMLSGTSVANALAAITAHNIGAGKPERARRSLWYGLSFALCAAFLFWLWAQLSPQSMIRVFSDDEQVIAAGVPFFRSNSYDYLLVTIVFCLNGYLNGRQKTVWTMISSSAGALLLRIPLVYLFAKYFGDNLGMLGRIAPTVSGIMACYTLAYVLYEGRKSRQRT comes from the coding sequence ATGGAAAAAACACAGAATCAACTGACAGAAGGAAACATTTTGAAAACACTGCTGGTATTTGCAATTCCTTTTCTGATTGCAAATATTCTGCAGTCACTGTACGGCGCAGTGGATTTATTTGTAATCGGAAAATACTGTGATGCCGCCAGCGTGGCGGCGGTCTCCACCGGAACGCAGGTGACGCAGATCGTCACCAGTCTTGTCACCGGGCTTACGCTCGGAAGCACGGTAATTATCGGGCAGTATATGGGACAGAAAAATTACCGGCGTGCCGCGCAGACCATCGGCACCACACTGACTGTGTTTGCCCTGGTCGCCATACTTCTGACCATACTGATGCTGGCGTTTGAGCGCCCGCTGCTTGAGCTGCTCTCCACACCGGCGGAATCCTTTGAGCTGACCATGCAATATGTTGCAATCTGTGCCGCCGGCAATCTTTTCGTCTGCGGCTACAACGCCATCAGCGCCATCCTGCGCGGCTATGGAGATTCCACACGCCCGATGATTTTTGTGGCAGTCGCCTGCGCGCTCAATATTTTTCTGGATTTTGTTTTTGTAAAGTATATGGGACTTGGCGTCAGCGGAACCGCGCTTGCCACAGTGATTTCCCAGGCGGTCAGCATGGTCTGCGCCATTATTTATCTGAAAAAATCCAGCTTTATTTTTGATTTTAAGCTAAAGAGCTTCCGTCCGGTTCCCGCGCTTGTCCGGGAGCTGGCGGTTGTCGGCATCCCGATTTCTTTCCAGGAGCTGATGATACGCATTTCCTTTTTATATCTGATGACGGTTATGAACGGCTGCGGCGTCTACGCGGCGGCGGTGGTTGGCATTTCCAGCAAATATGATGTGTTCGCCATGCTGTCCGGCACCTCTGTCGCCAATGCGCTTGCCGCCATCACCGCTCACAATATCGGCGCAGGAAAGCCGGAGCGCGCGCGCAGGTCGCTCTGGTACGGATTGTCCTTCGCATTGTGCGCCGCCTTTTTGTTCTGGCTCTGGGCGCAGCTTTCCCCGCAGTCGATGATTCGCGTATTTTCTGACGATGAGCAGGTCATCGCCGCCGGTGTGCCGTTCTTTCGCTCCAACAGCTATGACTACCTGCTTGTCACCATTGTATTCTGCCTGAACGGCTACCTGAACGGCCGCCAGAAAACCGTCTGGACCATGATAAGCAGCAGCGCCGGCGCACTGCTTCTGCGCATCCCGCTGGTTTATCTGTTTGCGAAATACTTTGGTGATAATCTTGGAATGCTCGGCCGCATCGCGCCCACGGTATCCGGTATCATGGCGTGCTATACGCTCGCCTATGTGCTGTATGAGGGAAGGAAATCCCGCCAGAGGACATAA
- a CDS encoding galactokinase — protein sequence MKQNQIAEALEKSSAAELFADLYGKDNVQENMERYRYLAAGFVKNFGDVDFELFSSPGRTEIGGNHTDHNHGKVLAGSVNQDCICAARKNDSNQIRIISETFHQDFTIDLDKLESDGKTTGTVPLIKGILAGFKERGFAVGGFDAFTTSNVISAAGVSSSASFEMLICSILNYFFNDNQMNVINYAHAGRYAENVYWKKASGLLDQMACACGGVVTIDFADNENPKVEKIDFSLDEIGCDLLIVNTGKGHANMSDEYSAVPVEMKKVAAYFGKEVLAEVPYEKLLENIPQLRGALGDRCVMRALHFYNENTRVDEEVAALKEKRYDDFLRLVCESGDSSWKWLQNCYCIETPQEQAICVALALTELYRKGIKKSACRIHGGGFAGVIMVILPKEYTADFTKYIEEKLNDKCVYKMTIRKYGAIHMEL from the coding sequence ATGAAGCAGAATCAGATAGCAGAGGCGCTGGAGAAAAGCAGCGCTGCGGAATTGTTTGCCGATTTATACGGAAAAGACAATGTGCAGGAGAACATGGAGCGTTACCGTTACCTTGCGGCGGGATTTGTAAAAAATTTCGGGGACGTGGATTTTGAACTGTTTTCCTCACCGGGACGCACGGAAATCGGGGGCAATCATACCGACCACAATCATGGAAAGGTGCTTGCGGGCAGCGTAAACCAGGACTGCATCTGCGCGGCGCGTAAAAACGATTCCAATCAGATACGTATTATCAGCGAGACCTTCCATCAGGATTTCACGATTGATTTGGACAAGCTGGAGTCGGATGGAAAAACGACCGGCACAGTGCCGCTGATAAAGGGCATTCTGGCAGGCTTTAAGGAGAGAGGCTTCGCTGTCGGCGGTTTTGACGCTTTTACTACCAGCAATGTTATCAGCGCGGCGGGTGTCAGCTCATCTGCTTCCTTCGAAATGCTGATTTGCTCGATTCTGAATTATTTCTTTAATGATAATCAGATGAATGTCATAAATTATGCGCACGCGGGACGTTATGCGGAGAATGTTTACTGGAAAAAAGCATCGGGGTTGCTGGATCAGATGGCATGTGCATGCGGCGGTGTGGTGACGATTGACTTTGCGGATAACGAAAATCCGAAGGTAGAAAAGATAGATTTCAGTCTGGACGAGATTGGCTGCGACCTTCTGATTGTGAACACCGGAAAGGGACATGCCAATATGAGCGACGAGTATTCCGCTGTTCCGGTGGAAATGAAAAAGGTGGCTGCGTATTTTGGAAAAGAGGTTCTTGCGGAAGTTCCGTATGAAAAATTACTGGAAAATATTCCGCAGCTCCGCGGGGCGCTCGGCGACCGCTGCGTGATGCGCGCGCTGCATTTTTATAACGAAAATACCCGCGTAGACGAGGAAGTGGCGGCGCTGAAGGAAAAACGCTACGACGATTTCCTGCGTCTGGTTTGCGAATCCGGCGATTCCTCCTGGAAATGGCTGCAGAACTGCTACTGCATCGAGACTCCGCAGGAGCAGGCCATCTGTGTGGCGCTTGCGCTGACAGAGCTGTACCGCAAGGGCATCAAAAAAAGCGCCTGCCGTATTCATGGCGGCGGCTTTGCCGGGGTAATCATGGTAATCCTTCCGAAGGAATACACCGCGGACTTCACAAAATATATCGAAGAAAAGCTGAACGACAAATGCGTTTATAAAATGACTATCCGCAAATACGGCGCCATTCATATGGAGCTGTAA